AGGGACAACGGGTGCAAAATGGAAGGAGAATCGACTCATATTTATGGCATATTGTGGGCGGGGCTTCTACTGGAAAATTGCTCGATGGAATCTCTATTCgtcaatctaaaaaaattaacttttttatttaaggaagtcgaaaatttattcaataaaatatctctttggtttttgaaagaGCGACCTTTTTTAAgactttgttttattttttgtgaagtcgAAAATCgtacaaaaattacaaaatgtaaggaaattctgaaattttgtagaatcccagaaataaaaacataattttcgtcctttttttggaaatctgaaaaatgattatcATTATTAGATAGCAGGAAGaacatcaaaataaattttttcaaacataattttacgtttttttttttcaaaaattcggtttCAGAAATTCCAACATCCTGTACCTCCTGAGTAACCTTCTTCAAAATATCCCTGACGGCATCCCCATCAACAGGAGCATCAGTGAAAATAGTTCCCACAAATGCGTTGGATCCCCAGCATGCGTGTTGCAGAACTTTGCAGCATCCGAGGTCTTCAATCTTGAAGCCCATTTGTTTGTAGGCGTCATTGGTCTCGAAAAGTGTATGATTGGTGTAATCACCCATATACGGGCGGCCGGAAGATGGATCAATGAAATCAGCCCAATAGCCGAAACGATGGAGAGTTGAGCAAATCGCGTTGGCGGACATGATGAATGAGGCGGTGAGCTTTTCACGTTCCTCTTCCATTGCTTCACTCCATGCTTTCATGTCGAATTCTGACTTTTGAGTTAGATTGAACACGGTCACGTTGTTCATCTTTTGAGTCTCCATTTGTGGGAATAGGTATttcatttctggaaaaaaaaatgattttt
The nucleotide sequence above comes from Caenorhabditis elegans chromosome III. Encoded proteins:
- the mmad-1 gene encoding Methylmalonic aciduria and homocystinuria type D homolog, mitochondrial (Partially confirmed by transcript evidence), which gives rise to MLSAKGPQMRAFTQRVAAFSTQLQIDPIPIVFVGKGTTPRQNSLLGPNDSQYPFQGDVSFAHKPLSIRQQVENSKIERVMDDTEHNLINLLSNTNIEVDRTHLAQLKEEAMEEIQANAADVEIELSAIEAPKLLKKEMKYLFPQMETQKMNNVTVFNLTQKSEFDMKAWSEAMEEEREKLTASFIMSANAICSTLHRFGYWADFIDPSSGRPYMGDYTNHTLFETNDAYKQMGFKIEDLGCCKVLQHACWGSNAFVGTIFTDAPVDGDAVRDILKKVTQEIDE